A part of Bombus affinis isolate iyBomAffi1 chromosome 12, iyBomAffi1.2, whole genome shotgun sequence genomic DNA contains:
- the LOC126922511 gene encoding piezo-type mechanosensitive ion channel component isoform X1, with the protein MSKYWLNVALLRVVLPLVLTGCIIWRPVGLSLVYLALMLYSPHVPVPDAKTMAGHTGHYLKTCIGLSFLTAVSQLTFHIVLLALPAYGHFLHNCESMEMIFRHIGFVRLDSASAWEIFFWLTPELIVLPTSIMVYLICRFLSRRNVTDEEDDASLHRNAEAAKKSADSTAKIINFLGRIGTYVVLASLCITAALKPSVEGGFYFLVFLGAATWWACNKELRKGFAILCRVVMVIVILHILALLSYQNQVPQELIPVNSTWQRYFALSPVYQTNCTDPRDVEYTTDANWLIYGYFLRLFWLYYVLALQSQFLSKKPNVAFTNEAFQAKKVKRLSGKLENLDTPLSRHVSIRRRTPSQRWQSARRKARLMRFGSGRTGLLQDSTGSVIVQDGHQDDNIQMQSLSEATPDEQSGIIEHIIMAVYSIFQLIINSSYLATNIIMMTWSIMYHSWTTFALLLWALILWMVPNKRASMMKCSPFIVIYAMLLLLVQYIYSMDLTEEELPTKINGISVSEIGFSKSEQLSRWHLVVKCLFISMFWITMRQYTAERTRQRRSSALRDMVAPLHVSVSTATAAMNHEAPEIKSKFMKDVGILLKKLLTKFWIAVVAIMLFISGITGERMTVFRIIYMSLFLVLIITFQISWTVWRKMMYTFWITVIGYSVIMLILVYTYQFHNFPEYWNYLHIDEDLQKDIGLEIYETKDLFVRLLTPTFFVIITVLQIHYFHKDFLEVTDIEKFGTEESPRIERSSLGHSPILTMPPSSPGEVFLVEEEKEHIYSLRQLKEMSKLERLQLLHNVMQQLLNLYNYTWLFFEIHMQKIIFISVMIFCVNDVCAINFVFVLILVIMINSRRNVQICTANTIAAIIAILMVVKMLYQIQYIDHNNWNINCTKFPSENQTQYGSNNTMYNIAEWFGIKKGEPGHLAELLKGYIGILVVTTLRKIIRIRQCFYRKAHSKPLDTPQVMFPSITREDADKGVPQCLKFLFNYGFYKFGVEFCLIGIVALIGTRLDFYSVLYSIWLLLFFSLRRKAISRIWPFFKFFGIILLPIQYSFVVAPPSWFCIEYPWSESKTLRGLQEWMYLPDPDFPPNARKLMCDFILLMMVVRQSLVFQIEERSTATNREFPAGHNYSVYENMEKPNFINPVKDYVSHIHCWLDIIKRGVLISLMWVTLSIMFLAGTERTNLFSLGYLIGAFVFLWQGSDFYLRPVKTILKWWNLLIGYNVVVIFSKALLQGVGCVLIEQLQVLACPLIQLFGITCLRKFRSSVSDIVLEKLDCEVPQEDIGMVWDGLCFGFLLLQKRLFKSYYFFHIVDETKAMSILASRGAELLEELHQKRIEIQENVEKNVLQKLKFKMDKIKANQRKIQGPSYREPQIHAVDTLYPGTRPLYRVRAPKTNREAVRSGDYYMFDDLDDDDVTDLIPDTESEKKEAEKRHEAEKRGRRMTISELMNTLIKTDIEIATHVAMYGGTEKDALRLRRRSVPLTRKKSSMSYLSARSETDTAVATDAADKTSLASADTETDEKDAAAAERDKTPVPTDDEYGEDKPDEKEETQEDEQKVSIATYFKFIIVMVNSTLTSMTKYLNRFSRDYRYIRKVLTKEKKVLKTKPDFRMGMRLGITQIWQPIPVMKQGSTNGNAEESYDAGEGPNQPRPQEERKSSSLMVPHIRILAPSLERGLDISSSSSLFSEISPVQHDDEGGALSEVDQPPIIQLLASIWFGVLAHSCLLCYFMVFLHQIKNASVLSTPLPLMVFCWGSLTIPRPSKTFWITLIAYTEAIVIVKCIFQLEVLPWNRDAAPNNPLFTPRIMGVERKHNYALWDLLLLLMVFFHRFMLKSLGQWTSPSLKPRKIIPSTLTVVPAKPPPPENRGQGESASLQEEEGGSTVRTPKGATLNLRAAGEGENAQATNEYEKLVAVQGEEISPMNEEFNKAMNMTVNKYKEPMKDFFQKILSPVSKEKTNVYAYMFLCDFFNFLLLIFGFSAFGTQQGDGGVTAYLQENRVPMPFLLMLLLQFALIVIDRALFLKKSIVGKLIFHYFLIFGVHIWMFFILPSVTERQFNERLPPQIWYMVKCFYLLLAAYQLRQGYPTRILGNFLCKKYSIVNYVLFKVFMLVPFLFELRAVMDWIWTDTSMTIMDWFKMEDIFANIYQIKCMRGVETDFPQPRGVKKKQMSKYLIGGGALFFMIGLIWFPLLLFALGGTVGVSNLPYDVSMKIRIGPYEPIYSMSAQSSSIIEYDETDFTRFSNLYARDRPAVTFLENYIHSDVAAVRLSGFSRKLWSISPPDLDRLITELEDNSTTVVIHVEWTVSRKTDAKDASGITTQVRDIKLPPYENNEFNPVRRTLANMLSSNDSTVHNGTITLQYAFPKFLKVTGRTTDVVPQLMRMPKWLDDNVEEDDENHLYRDVSLHLSTDADCCARQKWWIVKEVCNDTLYDQLLKRVPLNNCKYIMMFLFNDKTFPEGLSFISGFGILGLYTTAVIVISQMMRKVVSDMAPKIMFDDLPYVDRILRLCLDIYLVRESGELCLEEDLFAKLIFLYRSPETLIRWTRPPEEGERTDNEDQDDVDEDAVAPRGESRDVSRRE; encoded by the exons GTATAATATGGCGACCTGTAGGATTGTCTCTGGTTTACTTGGCTCTGATGCTATACTCGCCCCATGTGCCGGTACCAGACGCGAAAACAATGGCTGGCCACACAGGGCACTATTTAAAAACTTGCATCGGCCTGTCTTTTCTCACAGCAGTCAGCCAACTCACTTTTCACATAGTTCTATTAGCTCTACCTGCTTATGGTCACTTCCTTCACAATT GCGAATCGATGGAAATGATCTTCAGGCACATAGGTTTTGTAAGACTAGATAGCGCTTCTGCCTGGGAAATCTTCTTCTGGTTGACGCCAGAATTAATCGTCTTACCCACTAGTATAATGGTGTATCTCATATGTCGGTTTCTATCACGAAGGAACGTTACCGACGAGGAAGATGATGCATCGTTACATCGAAACGCTGAAGCTGCGAAGAAAAGCGCTGACAGCACCGCCAAG ATCATCAACTTCCTAGGACGAATCGGGACCTACGTAGTTCTAGCGTCATTGTGCATCACAGCAGCCCTGAAACCATCGGTTGAAGGTGGTTTCTATTTTCTCGTCTTCCTAGGAGCCGCAACTTGGTGGGCATGTAACAAAGAGCTCCGAAAGGGTTTTGCTATATTATGCAGGGTTGTGATGGTCATTGTGATTCTTCACATCCTGGCTTTGCTCAGCTACCAGAATCAAGTGCCTCAGGAGCTAATACCCGTAAATAGCACCTGGCAACGTTATTTCGCATTGTCTCCAGTTTACCAAACGAATTGCACTGACCCGAGAGACGTAGAGTACACAACCGATGCCAATTGGTTAATTTATGGCTACTTCTTAAGGCTATTTTGGCTTTATTACGTTCTGGCGTTGCAGTCACAGTTCCTGAGCAAAAAGCCG AACGTTGCTTTTACTAACGAGGCGTTCCAGGCAAAGAAAGTGAAACGTTTGAGCGGAAAGCTGGAGAATCTGGACACTCCATTGTCCAGACACGTTTCCATCAGGAGAAGAACTCCATCTCAGAGATGGCAATCAGCGCGACGAAAGGCTCGT TTGATGCGATTTGGATCCGGGAGAACGGGGCTACTGCAAGATTCGACCGGAAGTGTCATTGTCCAGGATGGTCATCAGGATGACAACATTCAGATGCAAAGTCTCAGTGAAG CTACTCCAGACGAGCAATCCGGAATCATCGAACATATCATTATGGCTGTATATTCCATCTTCCAATTGATAATCAATTCATCCTATCTTGCTACGAATATCATAATGATG ACTTGGAGTATAATGTACCACAGTTGGACAACGTTTGCGCTGTTATTATGGGCCTTGATTCTCTGGATGGTGCCTAATAAACGCGCTTCCATGATGAAATGCTCGCCGTTTATCGTTATCTATGCAATGCTTTTGCTTCTCGTTCAGTACATTTATAGCATGGATCTGACAGAAGAAGAACTACCAACGAAGATAAACGGAATAAGTGTGTCGGAGATTGGTTTCAGCAAATCTGAACAACTTAGCCGGTGGCATTTAGTCGTCaag TGTCTGTTCATATCTATGTTCTGGATAACTATGAGACAATATACCGCTGAAAGAACCAGACAAAGACGTTCTTCAGCGTTGAGAGACATGGTAGCACCGTTACATGTCTCTGTCTCGACAGCTACCGCGGCGATGAATCACGAAGCGCCGGAAATCAAAAGCAAATTCATGAAAGATGTTGGCATACTCTTGAAAAAATTATTAACCAAATTTTGGATCGCTGTAGTGGCTATTATGCTATTTATCTCTGGAATCACCGGCGAACGTATGACCGTCTTCAGGATCATTTATATGTCCCTGTTCTTAGTTTTAATCATCACTTTCCAG aTATCATGGACAGTATGGAGGAAGATGATGTACACATTCTGGATTACAGTCATTGGTTACTCCGTAATCATGCTGATTCTCGTGTACACTTACCAATTTCATAATTTCCCGGAATATTGGAACTATCTCCATATTGACGAGGACTTGCAGAAGGACATTGGTTTAGAAATATACGAGACCAAGGATCTATTTGTTAGATTACTGACGCCAACGTTCTTCGTAATTATCACTGTCCTCCAGATTCATTATTTCCATAAAGATTTCTTGGAAGTGACCGATATCGAGAAATTTGG aacTGAAGAGAGTCCTCGAATCGAACGATCGAGTCTTGGCCATTCACCGATTTTAACCATGCCACCATCTTCACCGGGAGAAGTTTTCCTTgttgaagaagagaaagaacatATATACTCCTTAAGACAGTTAAAAG aaaTGTCGAAACTGGAGCGGCTACagttacttcataacgtaatgcAGCAACTcttaaatttgtataattatacTTGGCTCTTCTTTGAAATTCACATGCAAAAGATCATTTTCATTTCTGTGATGATTTTCTGTGTCAACGAT gTCTGTGCTATTAATTTTGTATTCGTCTTGATACTGGTTATCATGATCAATTCTCGAAGAAATGTTCAAATATGTACTGCCAACACGATCGCCGCGATAATTGCCATTCTGATGGTCGTAAAAATGCTATATCAAATTCAGTATATCGATCACAATAACTGGAATATTAATTGCACg AAATTTCCATCTGAAAATCAAACTCAGTATGGCAGCAATAACACGATGTACAATATCGCAGAGTGGTTTGGAATAAAAAAAGGAGAGCCAGGACACTTAGCAGAATTATTGAAGGGTTACATAGGAATCTTAGTGGTGACTACTCTCAGAAAAATTATCAGAATTCGACAGTGTTTCTATAGAAAAGCACATAGCAAACCTTTGGACACTCCTCAAGTTATGTTCCCTTCTATCACCAGAGAAGACGCTGACAAAGGAGTACCACAGTGCTTGAAATTCCTTTTCAATTATGGATTCTATAAGTTTGGCGTTGAATTCTGTTTGATAGGAATAGTGGCACTCATTGGAACCAGATTAGATTTCTATTCTGTCCTTTATAGCATTTGGCTTTTACTATTCTTCTCTTTGAGAAGAAAAGCAATATCCAGAATTTGGcctttcttcaaattctttggTATAATTTTACTACCTATTCAGTATTCTTTCGTCGTGGCTCCACCATCTTGGTTTTGTATAG AGTATCCATGGAGTGAATCCAAAACTTTGAGGGGTTTGCAAGAGTGGATGTATTTACCTGATCCTGACTTTCCACCAAACGCTAGAAAATTAATGT GTGATTTTATTCTGCTAATGATGGTCGTCAGACAAAGTCTCGTCTTCCAAATAGAAGAAAGAAGCACAGCGACTAACAGAGAATTTCCAGCTGGTCATAATTATTCCGTCTACGAAAATATGGAGAAACCAAATTTCATCAATCCTGTGAAGGATTACGTGTCACATATTCACTGTTGGTTAGACATAATTAAACGAGGCGTATTAATAAGTCTCATGTGGGTCACTTTGTCGATCATGTTCCTGGCTGGAACAGAAAGGACTAATCTCTTCTCGTTGGGTTATTTAATTGGTGCATTCGTGTTCCTCTGGCAAGGAAGTGACTTTTACTTGAGACCAGTGAAAACCATCTTGAAATGGTGGAATCTTCTAATCGGTTATAATGTGGTCGTCATATTTTCCAAGGCTTTGCTTCAGGGTGTGGGTTGTGTGCTGATAGAacag cTGCAAGTGTTAGCGTGTCCACTGATTCAGCTATTCGGTATAACTTGTCTAAGAAAATTCCGAAGTTCAGTGAGCGACATAGTTCTGGAAAAATTGGATTGCGAGGTGCCACAAGAAGATATCGGCATGGTCTGGGATGGTCTATGCTTTGGCTTCCTGTTACTCCAGAAACGACTGTTCAAGAGTTATTACTTCTTTCACATAGTAGATGAAACGAAAGCTATGAGCATCCTAGCGTCTAGAGGGGCGGAGTTGTTAGAAGAACTACACCAGAAGCGCATCGAAATTCAAGAAAACGTTGAGAAAAACGTGTTGCAGAAGTTGAAGTTTAAAATGGATAAAATCAAAGCTAACCAGAGAAAAATACAAGGACCTAGTTACAGGGAACCACAGATACACGCAGTTG ATACTCTCTATCCAGGAACACGGCCGTTGTACAGAGTTCGCGCCCCAAAGACCAACAGAGAGG CTGTCAGATCAGGCGATTACTACATGTTCGACGACCTGGACGACGACGACGTGACCGATCTGATCCCGGACACTGAATCCGAAAAAAAAGAAGCGGAGAAACGTCATGAAGCTGAAAAACGCGGCAGAAGAATGACCATTTCCGAG CTGATGAACACGCTGATTAAGACAGACATTGAGATCGCGACACACGTCGCCATGTACGGAGGGACTGAAAAGGACGCGCTGAGACTACGTCGTCGGAGTGTGCCTTTAACAAGGAAGAAATCATCTATGTCGTATCTCAGTGCACGTTCCGAGACCGACACTGCAGTGGCCACCGAT GCCGCTGACAAAACAAGTCTCGCGTCGGCAGACACGGAAACCGATGAAAAAGATGCGGCCGCGGCAGAACGTGATAAAACACCAGTGCCAACAGACGACGAATATGGAGAAGATAAACCAGATGAAAAGGAGGAGACACAGGAGGATGAGCAAAAAGTATCAATTGCTACGTACTTCAAATTCATTATAGTGATGGTTAATAGCACCCTGACGTCGATGACCAAGTACTTGAACAGATTTTCGCGTGACTATAGATACATTCGCAAGGTTttaacgaaagaaaagaaagtattAAAG ACAAAACCAGACTTCCGGATGGGAATGCGATTGGGAATCACTCAAATATGGCAGCCAATTCCTGTGATGAAACAAGG ATCGACTAATGGAAATGCCGAGGAATCTTACGATGCTGGCGAGGGACCTAACCAACCACGACCGCAGGAAGAAAG GAAAAGCAGCTCGTTGATGGTCCCTCATATTCGAATTTTGGCACCGAGTTTGGAGCGAGGATTGGACATATCCTCCTCCAG CTCACTATTCTCCGAAATCTCACCTGTCCAACACGATGACGAAGGTGGTGCACTGTCTGAAGTCGATCAACCACCGATAATCCAATTATTGGCATCTATTTGGTTTGGAGTCCTGGCACATTCGTGTCTACTTTGTTACTTCATGGTATTCCTTCATCAGATTAAAAATGCATCCGTCCTTTCCACGCCTTTGCCTCTCATGGTGTTCTGCTGGGGTTCGTTAACCATTCCACGACCCTCGAAAACATTTTGGATAACGTTGATCGCGTACACCgag GCAATTGTGATAGTAAAATGCATTTTCCAATTGGAAGTATTGCCCTGGAATCGAGATGCTGCACCGAATAATCCTCTATTTACTCCTAGAATTATGGGCGTTGAACGCAAACATAATTATGCTTTGTGGGATCTGCTGTTACTTCTCATGGTGTTCTTTCATAG ATTTATGCTGAAATCATTAGGGCAATGGACATCCCCATCCCTAAAACCAAGAAAAATTATTCCTTCCACTTTAACTGTAGTTCCAGCCAAGCCTCCACCACCAGAAAATAGAGGTCAAGGAGAATCTGCATCGCTACAAGAAGAAGAAGG cGGTAGTACCGTAAGAACACCTAAAGGAGCAACTCTGAATCTTCGCGCAGCAGGCGAGGGTGAAAATGCGCAAGCCACAAATGAATATGAAAAATTAGTAGCCGTTCAAGGAGAAGAAATCAGTCCCATGAACGAAGAGTTCAATAAAGCCATGAATATGAC TGTAAATAAATACAAAGAGCCAATGAAAGATTTCTTCCAAAAAATTCTTAGCCCAGTTAGCAAAGAAAAGACGAACGTATATGCATATATGTTCCTGTGTGATTTCTTTAATTTCTTGCTACTCATTTTTGGATTTTCTGCATTTGGG ACACAACAAGGAGACGGTGGTGTTACAGCCTATTTACAAGAAAATCGAGTTCCGATGCCATTCTTACTGATGTTACTGCTACAGTTTGCATTGATAGTTATCGATAGAGCCTTGTTCTTAAAGAAATCAATCGTAGGCAAACTAATTTTCCATTACTTTCTTATATTTGGCGTTCACATTTGGATGTTCTTCATATTGCCAAGTGTTACCGAACG ACAATTTAATGAGAGGCTTCCACCGCAAATTTGGTACATGGTCAAGTGCTTCTACCTCTTGTTAGCGGCTTATCAATTAAGACAAGGCTATCCGACACGAATACTTGGCAACTTCCTCTGCAAGAAATACAGCATTGTCAACTATGTCTTATTCAAAGT ATTCATGTTAGTCCCATTCTTATTCGAATTAAGGGCAGTAATGGACTGGATCTGGACGGATACTTCCATGACGATAATGGATTGGTTCAAAATGGAAGATATTTTCGCCAATATTTATCAAATCAAG TGTATGCGAGGCGTAGAAACGGATTTCCCTCAGCCACGAGGTGTAAAGAAGAAACAAATGAGCAAGTACTTAATCGGTGGTGGTGCTCTCTTCTTCATGATTGGATTAATATGGTTCCCCTTGCTCTTATTTGCACTTGGTGGCACAGTTGGTGTTTCTAATCTACCTTACGACGTTTCAATGAAAATTAGAATTGGTCCTTATGAACCAATTTACTCTATGTCGGCACAAAGTAGCTCTATCATCGAATACGACGAAACTGATTTCACGAGATTTTCGAATTTGTACGCGAGAGATAGACCTGCAGTCACTTTCCTGGAGAACTATATACATTCTGATGTCGCTGCCGTGAGATTGAGTGGATTCTCTCGAAAATTATGGAGTATATCTCCGCCAGACTTAGATAG ACTGATAACAGAATTAGAAGATAATAGCACAACCGTGGTCATCCACGTAGAGTGGACAGTGTCTCGAAAAACGGACGCGAAAGATGCCAGTGGGATAACGACACAAGTGAGAGATATAAAATTGCCACCGTATGAAAACAATGAATTTAATCCTGTGAGAAGAACGTTAGCTAATATGCTCTCTAGCAATGACTCAACCGTGCATAATGGTACTATCACGTTGCAATATGCGTTTCCCAAGTTTTTGAAAGTGACTGGTCGAACCACTGACGTCGTTCCGCAATTAATGCGAATGC CGAAATGGCTTGATGACAATGTAGAGGAAGACGATGAGAATCATCTGTACAGGGATGTTAGTCTTCATTTATCTACCGACGCAGATTGTTGTGCTCGTCAGAAATGGTGGATCGTTAAAGAAGTTTGCAATGATACTTTATACGATCAGCTATTAAAGAGAGTGCCCTTAAATAACTGCAAGTACATCATGATGTTCTTGTTCAATGATAAAACGTTCCCCGAGGGGTTGAGCTTTATCAGTGGATTTGG AATCTTAGGTTTGTACACTACCGCGGTGATAGTCATAAGTCAAATGATGAGGAAGGTAGTCAGTGATATGGCGCCGAAGATTATGTTCGATGACTTACCCTACGTCGATAGAATACTAAGATTATGCTTAGATATTTATTTGGTCCGTGAAAGTGGAGAATTGTGTCTCGAGGAAGACTTGTTCGCCAAATTAATATTCCTCTACAGATCACCGGAAACGTTAATCAG ATGGACAAGGCCACCCGAAGAAGGAGAGAGAACTGACAATGAAGATCAAGATGATGTAGATGAGGATGCTGTAGCGCCAAGAGGAGAATCTCGAGATGTTTCTCGTAGAGAATAA